One genomic segment of Desulforamulus reducens MI-1 includes these proteins:
- the flhA gene encoding flagellar biosynthesis protein FlhA, translating to MALKLKQYSDLIIAALIIGVVLLIIIPLPPSLLDFFLILSMTLGMVIMLITMFTTEPLQFSIFPSLLLVTTLFRLSLNISSTRLILGDGAAGKVIEAFGQFVVGGNYIVGAVVFIIITVIQFVVITNGSGRVAEVGARFTLDAMPGKQMSIDADLNSGLITEDEARAKRERLQKEADFFGAMDGASKFVRGDAIAGIVILLINILGGFVIGVVQMDMLITEALMKFTILTIGDGLVSQIPALLISTAAGILVTRASSDGSFGSDLSKQFLNFPKVLLLAGVILGVIGLIPAMPNLLILSMAGVLLYSSRTLMQERKKKEIADQQAEVAQSQKQQKREPENVFSYFQVDPLEIEIGYNLISLTDESQGGDLLQRLAAVRRQCASEMGILVRPIRIRDNMQLSYNAYVIKIRGVEVANGDLMPGHHLAMDPMGQDLKFNGIPTTEPTFNLPAWWVTGQDREFVELNGFTVVDCSTVLVTHLTEIIRQYAHELLGRQEVKELVDVVKEKQPAVVEELVPDMLSLGEIQKVLQNLLKERVPIRDLVTILEALADGARINKDPDYLTDNVRQSLSRSICQRYTGEQGKLSVVTLHPKLEQNIQEAIQQTQFGAYPVLEPQLVRKLLQKLNTVIEDVTMRGANPVLLCSPRVRLPFRRLIERHLPNLGVLSLNEIPANLEVEAIGTVSID from the coding sequence ATGGCCTTAAAATTAAAACAATATAGTGATTTAATAATAGCCGCGTTAATTATTGGCGTTGTGTTGCTGATTATTATTCCCCTACCGCCAAGCTTGTTGGACTTCTTCCTGATTTTAAGCATGACCCTTGGCATGGTAATCATGTTAATTACCATGTTCACCACTGAACCTCTGCAGTTTTCAATTTTTCCATCCCTGTTACTGGTCACCACGTTATTTAGACTGTCCCTAAACATTTCCTCAACCCGCTTGATTTTAGGGGATGGGGCAGCGGGTAAAGTTATTGAGGCCTTTGGCCAATTCGTGGTGGGCGGCAACTATATTGTGGGTGCGGTGGTTTTTATCATTATCACTGTGATTCAGTTTGTGGTAATTACCAACGGTTCCGGTCGTGTGGCTGAGGTAGGTGCCCGCTTTACCCTGGATGCCATGCCAGGTAAGCAAATGAGTATTGACGCCGATTTAAACTCCGGCTTGATTACCGAAGATGAAGCCAGGGCCAAACGTGAAAGGCTGCAAAAGGAAGCCGATTTCTTTGGTGCAATGGATGGTGCCAGCAAGTTTGTCCGGGGGGATGCCATCGCGGGTATTGTTATTCTGCTGATTAATATTTTAGGCGGCTTTGTCATTGGGGTAGTCCAAATGGATATGCTTATTACAGAGGCATTAATGAAATTTACCATTCTAACCATCGGTGACGGCTTGGTATCGCAAATTCCTGCCCTGTTAATTTCCACTGCAGCTGGTATTTTAGTGACCAGAGCTTCCTCTGATGGCTCCTTTGGTAGTGATCTTTCCAAGCAGTTTTTAAATTTCCCCAAGGTACTCCTCTTGGCAGGGGTTATCTTAGGGGTGATTGGTCTTATTCCGGCTATGCCAAACTTGTTAATTCTCTCCATGGCAGGAGTACTGCTATATTCCTCCAGAACATTAATGCAAGAGAGAAAGAAGAAGGAAATTGCAGATCAGCAGGCGGAGGTGGCCCAAAGTCAAAAGCAGCAAAAACGGGAACCTGAAAATGTCTTTAGTTACTTTCAGGTGGATCCTTTAGAAATAGAAATTGGTTATAACTTAATTTCCCTGACGGACGAGTCCCAGGGTGGTGACTTGCTACAGAGGTTGGCAGCGGTACGCCGCCAGTGTGCCTCGGAAATGGGTATTCTGGTACGTCCCATTCGCATTCGGGATAACATGCAGTTATCCTACAACGCCTACGTCATTAAAATTAGAGGTGTTGAGGTGGCTAATGGGGATCTTATGCCCGGTCATCATCTGGCAATGGATCCCATGGGGCAGGATCTGAAATTTAATGGTATTCCCACCACAGAACCCACCTTTAACTTACCGGCCTGGTGGGTGACTGGTCAAGACCGGGAGTTTGTAGAACTCAATGGTTTTACGGTGGTAGATTGTTCCACGGTGCTGGTAACGCACTTAACAGAAATTATTAGGCAGTATGCTCACGAATTGTTAGGCAGACAGGAAGTTAAGGAACTGGTTGATGTGGTAAAGGAGAAGCAGCCAGCGGTTGTCGAAGAATTGGTACCGGATATGCTTTCCTTGGGTGAAATTCAGAAGGTGTTGCAAAACCTTCTTAAAGAAAGGGTACCCATTCGGGATTTGGTAACGATTTTAGAGGCCTTGGCAGATGGGGCCCGGATCAATAAAGACCCGGATTACTTGACAGACAATGTAAGACAAAGCTTGTCCCGGAGCATTTGTCAGCGGTATACAGGGGAGCAAGGCAAACTGTCAGTTGTAACCTTGCATCCGAAGCTGGAGCAGAACATTCAAGAGGCCATTCAACAAACTCAATTTGGGGCCTATCCAGTGCTGGAACCACAACTGGTAAGAAAACTGTTGCAAAAGCTGAATACTGTGATCGAGGATGTAACTATGCGGGGGGCTAACCCGGTGTTACTCTGTTCACCGCGGGTGCGCTTACCCTTTCGAAGATTAATCGAGAGGCATTTACCAAACCTCGGGGTACTTTCTTTAAATGAAATACCGGCCAACCTAGAAGTAGAGGCCATTGGGACGGTGAGCATTGATTGA
- a CDS encoding TIGR02530 family flagellar biosynthesis protein yields the protein MIPPKVNQSQTKQVGQTSKPKQLNQLSQSNNVSFDELFYRELVKQQEVKISAHAEKRLKERKIALSQEDFAKINKAVQQAAAKGSKDSLILYRDLALVTSITNRTVITAIDGNNMAEHVFTNIDSAVIVK from the coding sequence ATGATACCACCGAAGGTGAACCAATCCCAGACGAAACAGGTGGGACAGACCAGCAAACCGAAACAACTGAACCAACTGAGCCAATCGAATAATGTTTCCTTTGATGAACTCTTTTATCGGGAGTTAGTAAAGCAGCAGGAGGTTAAAATATCTGCCCATGCTGAGAAAAGGTTGAAGGAAAGAAAGATAGCTCTGTCACAGGAGGACTTTGCCAAAATTAACAAGGCAGTCCAACAGGCTGCGGCCAAAGGTTCCAAGGATTCTTTGATTCTTTATCGAGATTTAGCACTGGTTACCAGCATAACCAATCGCACAGTTATTACGGCAATTGATGGTAACAACATGGCTGAACACGTTTTTACCAATATTGATAGTGCTGTCATTGTAAAATAA
- the flhB gene encoding flagellar biosynthesis protein FlhB — protein sequence MPEGSQEKTEQATPRRLQEARRKGQVPKSADLNGAILLLITGLFALLYKDNLITHMQTYFFTYFNNFVKQQQQDSYLVQILIDFMINVFVVFTPLFILLMVVALGVNLAQVGFLFAPEAIKPKLDKLNPINGLKNMFSGRAMFELVKSLLKITIVGWVVYAAVRGEMANLLAIFHSPPRTLLNQVLTIALKVILWGAVVYLGIALLDLLYQRYAFQKQMRMSKQEVKEEYKQTEGDPQIKGWLRRRQRQLLANLARKEVPQATVVVTNPTHYAVALKYEQPMDAPVVVAKGTDHMARQIREIARKNEVPVIENVEVARFLYANVEIGHAIPMEMFQAVAEILAMVYRMKNKSFF from the coding sequence ATGCCAGAAGGTTCTCAGGAAAAAACTGAACAGGCGACGCCCAGGCGATTGCAGGAGGCCCGACGTAAAGGTCAGGTGCCTAAAAGTGCCGACCTAAACGGGGCCATCCTGCTTCTCATAACGGGGTTGTTCGCTCTCCTTTATAAGGATAATTTAATTACCCATATGCAGACCTATTTCTTTACTTATTTTAATAATTTTGTTAAACAGCAACAGCAAGACAGCTATTTAGTGCAGATATTAATTGACTTTATGATCAATGTCTTTGTTGTTTTTACCCCACTTTTTATCTTATTAATGGTGGTGGCCCTGGGTGTAAACTTGGCCCAGGTGGGATTTCTGTTTGCGCCGGAGGCCATTAAACCCAAGCTTGATAAACTGAATCCCATCAATGGCCTGAAAAATATGTTCAGTGGCCGGGCCATGTTTGAACTGGTAAAATCTCTTTTGAAAATTACCATTGTCGGTTGGGTGGTCTATGCAGCGGTCAGGGGTGAAATGGCTAATCTGCTGGCAATCTTTCATTCGCCGCCCCGGACCCTGCTGAATCAGGTGTTAACCATTGCATTAAAAGTGATCCTTTGGGGAGCGGTGGTTTATCTGGGGATTGCACTGTTGGATTTATTATACCAGCGCTACGCCTTTCAAAAGCAAATGCGCATGAGCAAGCAAGAAGTGAAAGAAGAGTACAAACAGACCGAGGGGGACCCGCAAATTAAGGGTTGGCTCCGTCGGCGGCAGCGACAATTGCTTGCCAATCTGGCACGTAAAGAAGTACCCCAGGCCACAGTGGTTGTTACCAACCCCACCCACTATGCGGTGGCTCTAAAATATGAACAACCCATGGATGCTCCTGTGGTGGTGGCTAAAGGTACTGACCACATGGCCAGACAAATTCGGGAAATTGCCCGGAAAAATGAAGTCCCGGTTATCGAAAACGTCGAAGTGGCCCGCTTTTTATATGCCAATGTTGAAATTGGCCATGCCATACCCATGGAAATGTTTCAGGCAGTGGCAGAAATTTTAGCAATGGTTTACCGGATGAAGAACAAAAGTTTTTTTTAA
- a CDS encoding FliM/FliN family flagellar motor switch protein: MMNEKEIELFLSELDGTQTREEAAIKKVRFPPLDSFRQERIIKTSLSHIEDVKVTISAELGEKILKFREVLNLDVGTVLDMEKSAGDAINVYINDIKAAQGEIIIVNDKFAVRINSITSPKKLRRESE; this comes from the coding sequence ATGATGAATGAAAAAGAAATAGAATTGTTTCTGAGTGAGCTGGACGGCACACAAACCAGAGAGGAAGCGGCCATTAAAAAGGTCCGCTTTCCTCCCTTGGATTCTTTTCGCCAGGAAAGAATCATTAAAACCAGTCTAAGTCACATAGAAGATGTTAAGGTAACCATAAGCGCTGAATTGGGCGAGAAGATCTTAAAGTTCCGTGAGGTCTTAAACCTGGATGTGGGAACGGTATTGGATATGGAAAAATCCGCCGGGGACGCCATCAATGTTTATATTAATGACATAAAAGCCGCTCAAGGGGAAATCATTATTGTTAATGATAAATTTGCTGTAAGAATTAATTCCATTACTTCCCCGAAAAAACTCAGGCGAGAGAGTGAATAA
- a CDS encoding flagellar hook capping FlgD N-terminal domain-containing protein has product MEVNQTNNSDLYYENRKTKESVKTLDKDAFLQIMIAQLRYQDPSSPMDSSKFIEQMAMFTTLEQMTNLNTNMERLYHLQELNHASSLIGKRVNLIAEEEQVIGEVERVTLGENSVNIWVAGHPYSLDQVISVERGVTDEPEELPEVPDSGDEPPVDDTTEGEPIPDETGGTDQQTETTEPTEPIE; this is encoded by the coding sequence ATGGAAGTTAATCAGACTAACAATAGCGATTTATATTATGAAAATAGAAAAACAAAAGAATCTGTGAAAACCTTGGATAAAGATGCTTTCCTGCAAATTATGATTGCACAGCTACGCTACCAGGATCCCTCCAGTCCCATGGATAGTAGCAAATTTATTGAGCAGATGGCCATGTTTACCACCCTGGAACAAATGACAAACCTTAACACCAATATGGAAAGGCTTTATCATCTCCAGGAATTGAACCATGCTTCCTCGTTAATTGGTAAAAGGGTCAACTTAATTGCCGAAGAAGAACAAGTCATTGGGGAGGTTGAAAGGGTGACCCTGGGGGAAAATAGTGTAAATATCTGGGTAGCCGGCCACCCCTATAGCCTGGATCAGGTTATCTCAGTGGAAAGGGGGGTAACCGATGAACCTGAAGAACTACCCGAAGTACCAGACAGTGGAGACGAACCGCCAGTCGATGATACCACCGAAGGTGAACCAATCCCAGACGAAACAGGTGGGACAGACCAGCAAACCGAAACAACTGAACCAACTGAGCCAATCGAATAA
- a CDS encoding flagellar hook-basal body complex protein: MLRSLYSGISGMRNHQTRMDVTGNNIANVNTNGYKSSRVNFQDTLSQTVRSAGNGTNPAQVGSGMSVGSVSNNFTQGPMQSTGRTLDLGIQGNGFFVVSDGTNEFYTREGIFFVDKQGFLVNGEGLRVQSLAGQDIRVLNGPVSTINIGPDGAIAGTNTAGQPLKFSNNDSQAIITPAQQSSIKGAPKYTTPKVEEATIKGIAMSPVTQPLEEAMVRGDSNSPDVAPLGITDSVTPIDMSTDQLTLKYSDGTNTYTATLNTGLTQVKSWYDLASQLQNAINTYENPPGSGTFPLKDKVIVSYDGSPNGGLVFQTKTSNVTPGVIPSIEIGGAGVKRYMGGVATSALSDTGKEVVTKDWTGKTFYIDTGNGWEQVTTVDDFSKIGGAAGSTGLDAVTSGEDLAQKLQALLDARTTIPGTNITVPENMTATNATAGNVTITGKYSDTSDGTVSVVYSEGSATTTPDPANSLAGSPTVNASKYYNTPATWNLKYDNATSDWLLDKGDGTGYNSITFTGDIYTDPSGVEIDKTGLTPTSDNNWDISLTSGSISISGVSGAVTLSNGDTSATYNGLTIDVSDVISTGTVQNGDTWTYNVKADKPSTNVAVTWNIDHLEFSTVGTPKDGSTIPQIRIKDAVDLIGYVDRTEKGVNSADWSEKDFFIEYNGAKYTFTAGEKKEAGFGNIISGESLKIALEKLIDKKIGENKIKVDYMNDGKLVLQTIDNGEIGETPSVNIGGSHAADLIGDKPDKVDGEAASVTPPPQDTMGVIKLVTFQNPEGLEKAGRNLFGTSVSSGEPKQGQANQSGFGTINSGYLEMSNVDLTEEFTNMITTQRGYQANARVITVSDSLLEELIQLKR, translated from the coding sequence ATGCTTCGTTCTCTCTATTCCGGTATTTCAGGCATGAGAAACCACCAGACACGAATGGATGTTACCGGTAATAATATTGCCAACGTAAATACCAACGGTTATAAATCCAGCCGGGTGAATTTTCAGGATACGCTGAGCCAAACAGTTCGTTCCGCGGGCAATGGTACCAACCCTGCCCAGGTGGGTTCTGGTATGTCTGTGGGGTCTGTGTCCAACAATTTCACCCAGGGACCCATGCAGAGTACAGGCAGAACCCTCGACTTAGGTATACAGGGGAACGGTTTTTTTGTGGTCAGTGATGGCACCAATGAATTCTATACCAGAGAAGGTATTTTCTTTGTCGATAAACAAGGATTTTTAGTGAATGGCGAAGGGTTAAGGGTACAATCCTTGGCTGGCCAAGACATTAGGGTCCTGAACGGTCCGGTTTCAACCATTAATATCGGGCCCGATGGTGCCATCGCTGGTACCAATACAGCTGGTCAACCACTAAAATTCTCTAATAATGATAGTCAAGCCATTATCACCCCAGCCCAACAGTCTAGCATAAAAGGAGCGCCCAAATACACAACCCCAAAGGTGGAAGAAGCCACCATTAAAGGCATAGCCATGAGTCCGGTAACACAACCCCTGGAGGAAGCAATGGTCAGGGGGGACAGCAATAGTCCGGATGTAGCGCCCCTGGGTATTACAGACAGTGTCACCCCCATTGATATGAGCACTGATCAACTTACATTGAAATATTCCGATGGGACCAATACTTATACAGCCACATTAAATACTGGCTTGACCCAAGTGAAAAGTTGGTATGATTTGGCCTCACAATTGCAAAATGCGATAAACACTTACGAAAATCCCCCAGGATCAGGTACTTTCCCTTTAAAGGATAAAGTTATAGTATCCTACGACGGTAGCCCCAATGGGGGACTGGTATTCCAAACCAAAACAAGCAACGTTACACCTGGTGTAATACCTAGTATTGAAATAGGAGGCGCTGGTGTTAAGAGGTACATGGGTGGCGTGGCCACTTCGGCCTTATCTGACACAGGTAAAGAAGTAGTAACGAAGGACTGGACAGGAAAAACCTTTTATATTGATACCGGTAACGGTTGGGAGCAAGTAACAACGGTGGATGACTTCTCGAAGATTGGTGGAGCTGCCGGGTCCACCGGGTTAGATGCAGTTACAAGTGGTGAAGATTTGGCCCAAAAACTGCAAGCATTATTGGATGCACGGACTACAATACCTGGGACTAATATCACAGTTCCTGAAAATATGACAGCAACTAATGCTACAGCTGGAAATGTTACAATCACTGGTAAGTATTCAGATACCTCTGATGGAACGGTATCAGTAGTGTATAGTGAAGGCAGTGCAACTACTACACCAGATCCGGCCAACAGTTTAGCAGGAAGCCCCACTGTGAATGCTTCAAAATATTATAATACACCAGCAACATGGAATTTAAAGTATGATAATGCTACTTCAGATTGGTTGCTTGATAAGGGTGACGGTACAGGCTATAATTCTATTACTTTTACCGGTGATATTTATACCGATCCTAGCGGTGTCGAAATTGACAAAACAGGTCTTACACCCACATCTGACAATAATTGGGACATCTCATTGACAAGCGGATCAATTAGTATTAGCGGGGTTTCTGGGGCTGTAACTCTGTCTAATGGTGATACATCAGCAACTTATAACGGGTTAACGATAGATGTATCTGACGTAATTAGTACAGGAACGGTACAAAACGGAGATACCTGGACCTATAATGTAAAGGCCGACAAACCATCTACCAATGTAGCAGTGACCTGGAATATCGACCACTTGGAATTCTCTACGGTTGGTACACCAAAGGATGGGTCCACCATACCTCAAATTCGAATTAAGGACGCAGTGGACTTGATCGGTTATGTCGACAGAACTGAAAAAGGGGTCAATTCCGCCGACTGGTCCGAGAAAGACTTTTTTATTGAATATAATGGTGCAAAATATACCTTCACCGCAGGGGAGAAAAAAGAAGCAGGATTTGGTAATATTATCAGTGGAGAATCCTTAAAAATAGCTTTAGAAAAGTTAATCGACAAAAAAATTGGCGAAAATAAGATCAAAGTGGATTATATGAACGACGGCAAGCTGGTACTTCAGACCATTGATAACGGCGAAATTGGGGAAACGCCCAGCGTTAATATTGGTGGCTCCCATGCTGCAGATCTCATCGGTGACAAGCCGGATAAAGTGGATGGTGAAGCTGCCAGTGTTACACCTCCGCCCCAGGATACCATGGGTGTCATTAAGCTGGTTACGTTCCAAAACCCGGAGGGTCTGGAGAAGGCAGGAAGAAACCTTTTTGGCACCTCGGTATCATCGGGCGAACCTAAACAAGGGCAGGCTAATCAATCTGGTTTTGGAACCATTAACTCAGGCTACCTGGAAATGTCCAACGTTGATCTGACCGAAGAATTTACCAACATGATTACCACTCAGCGGGGCTACCAGGCCAATGCCAGGGTCATTACCGTATCTGACAGCCTACTGGAGGAACTAATTCAACTCAAACGGTAG
- the fliR gene encoding flagellar biosynthetic protein FliR: MINLVYVTTFFLVFVRMLSFIFSCPLYAIPGIPPLVKAGLSLVLAALTAPLVEPAAASFPGGLWGLGLAVFSEVGVGLAIGLVCTFVFNAIRIAGQLLDFQIGFAMAAVMDPLGGGMNTLVSRFLFFMTLVLYMNMDGHHALIRALVKSYELVPLTAAAMNGELTLLIIRIFTDTFALAVQICAPVVAVLVITDLAMGLIGKTAPQLNIFQLGFPLKIAVGVSTLAILLPALTSVFKYLFDTLHKDLLLLLKGLA; the protein is encoded by the coding sequence GTGATTAATCTAGTTTATGTAACCACCTTCTTTTTGGTATTTGTTAGAATGTTATCCTTTATTTTTTCTTGTCCACTGTATGCCATACCGGGCATTCCGCCCTTGGTTAAGGCGGGGCTATCCTTAGTTTTGGCTGCTCTGACAGCCCCTCTGGTAGAACCAGCTGCAGCCAGCTTTCCCGGTGGTTTATGGGGATTGGGTCTGGCGGTTTTTAGTGAAGTGGGAGTGGGACTTGCCATAGGCTTGGTCTGTACCTTTGTTTTTAATGCCATTCGGATTGCCGGCCAATTGCTGGATTTTCAAATTGGATTTGCCATGGCCGCTGTCATGGACCCTTTGGGTGGCGGCATGAACACCCTGGTTTCCCGGTTCCTTTTCTTTATGACGCTGGTCTTATATATGAATATGGATGGTCATCATGCTTTGATTCGTGCTCTGGTAAAAAGTTATGAGCTTGTTCCCTTGACTGCTGCGGCTATGAATGGTGAACTAACCCTATTAATCATTCGAATTTTTACCGATACCTTTGCCTTGGCAGTTCAGATTTGTGCCCCGGTTGTAGCAGTACTGGTGATTACCGACTTGGCCATGGGGCTAATAGGTAAAACAGCACCTCAGCTCAATATATTTCAACTTGGTTTTCCTTTGAAAATTGCGGTGGGGGTTTCCACATTGGCAATATTATTACCAGCCCTAACCTCCGTCTTTAAATACTTATTTGATACCCTGCATAAGGATCTATTACTCTTGCTGAAGGGGTTGGCCTGA
- the fliP gene encoding flagellar type III secretion system pore protein FliP (The bacterial flagellar biogenesis protein FliP forms a type III secretion system (T3SS)-type pore required for flagellar assembly.), which produces MVRKKKINAWIIIVLTALLLFLIPNGVFAEPLIPIPSINLNVETAQEPQQVVDSVKLLIFLTLLSMVPAFLMMLTSFTRIIVVLSFLRSALGTQQTPPNQVLIGLALFLTIFIMNPVYQDINKNSIQPYLANQLTYEQATDQAAKPLRNFMVRQTREKDLGLFLNIAKMDKPKNANEVPMSVLVPAFVISELKTAFQIGFILFVPFLVIDMVVASTLMSMGMFMLPPVMVALPFKLLLFVMVDGWYLVVKSLVESFR; this is translated from the coding sequence GTGGTCAGAAAGAAAAAGATTAACGCATGGATCATCATAGTATTGACAGCATTGTTACTTTTCCTGATTCCCAATGGGGTTTTTGCGGAACCCCTTATTCCTATACCCAGTATTAACTTAAATGTAGAGACTGCCCAGGAGCCTCAGCAGGTGGTAGACAGCGTAAAACTGCTGATTTTTTTAACCCTACTGTCCATGGTCCCTGCATTTTTAATGATGTTAACTTCCTTTACGCGGATTATTGTGGTACTTTCTTTTTTGCGCAGTGCCCTGGGTACACAGCAGACGCCTCCGAATCAAGTGTTAATTGGCTTGGCCCTTTTCCTGACGATTTTTATTATGAATCCGGTGTATCAGGATATAAATAAGAATTCCATACAGCCTTATTTAGCCAACCAATTAACCTATGAGCAAGCAACGGATCAAGCTGCTAAACCCCTAAGGAATTTTATGGTAAGGCAAACCCGCGAGAAAGACCTAGGGTTGTTTTTAAACATTGCCAAAATGGACAAACCCAAAAATGCAAATGAAGTGCCGATGAGTGTATTGGTACCAGCCTTTGTCATCAGTGAGTTGAAAACAGCCTTTCAAATCGGCTTTATCCTGTTTGTCCCATTTCTAGTCATCGATATGGTGGTTGCCAGTACCTTAATGTCCATGGGGATGTTTATGCTACCGCCGGTGATGGTTGCACTGCCCTTTAAATTGCTTCTCTTTGTCATGGTGGATGGTTGGTATTTGGTGGTAAAATCTTTGGTGGAAAGTTTTCGATAG
- the fliQ gene encoding flagellar biosynthesis protein FliQ, producing MTQTYVLHLAREALMMVVILSIPTLGVAMLVGLIIGIFQATTQIQEQTLSFVPKMVAVFLTLIVAAGWLLNIAIRFTTRLYEQIPNLIR from the coding sequence ATGACACAAACCTATGTACTGCACTTGGCCCGGGAAGCGTTAATGATGGTTGTGATTCTTTCCATTCCAACCCTGGGAGTGGCCATGCTGGTGGGCTTAATTATCGGGATCTTTCAGGCTACCACCCAAATTCAAGAACAAACACTTTCCTTTGTACCGAAAATGGTGGCAGTTTTTCTAACCTTAATTGTAGCTGCTGGCTGGCTACTAAATATAGCCATACGTTTCACTACTCGATTATATGAACAGATACCCAACCTTATTCGTTAG
- the fliO gene encoding flagellar biosynthetic protein FliO: protein MDNETIWLFIKVFTLLPLILVLAYITIKYGLARTRGFTIGTRYMRRVDHLPLGPKAGLTLVEVGGRYYLVAFQENSISLLKEFDTLPESISASSPATGSVTNFKDILYQHMKQTQQYLSGKGRKGKSGSGCPASGQKEKD, encoded by the coding sequence ATGGATAACGAAACCATTTGGCTGTTTATAAAAGTATTTACATTGTTGCCTTTAATCCTTGTTTTAGCCTACATAACCATAAAATATGGACTGGCCCGCACCAGGGGGTTCACCATAGGAACCCGCTATATGCGAAGGGTGGATCATTTACCCCTGGGTCCTAAGGCTGGCCTGACACTGGTGGAAGTGGGTGGCAGATATTATCTGGTGGCTTTTCAGGAAAACAGCATTTCTTTGCTTAAGGAATTCGACACATTACCGGAGTCCATTAGCGCATCCAGTCCAGCAACGGGTTCTGTAACCAATTTCAAAGATATTTTGTATCAGCACATGAAACAAACACAGCAGTACCTATCCGGCAAGGGCCGTAAAGGAAAAAGTGGGAGTGGGTGTCCGGCAAGTGGTCAGAAAGAAAAAGATTAA
- a CDS encoding flagellar basal body-associated FliL family protein gives MPKKSFISIKTLLIILILLLVAGIGLGGYFYMKSTANAKGTGPDPEKLVTYSMGSLLVNLADSGGNSFMRLTPVLEYEQNKENKKLGEELTKNKVILQDCIIRVIRKKKLKDVQPPESIDKVAEELKTEINSQLRHGKILRVYFSEYLTQ, from the coding sequence GTGCCTAAAAAAAGTTTTATTTCCATAAAAACCTTGCTCATTATCCTCATACTTTTGCTTGTCGCAGGCATAGGTTTGGGTGGATATTTTTACATGAAAAGCACCGCCAACGCCAAGGGAACTGGCCCAGATCCAGAAAAATTGGTTACCTATAGTATGGGCAGTTTATTGGTGAATCTTGCTGATTCTGGTGGTAACAGTTTTATGAGGCTCACCCCGGTTTTGGAATATGAGCAAAACAAAGAAAATAAAAAATTAGGCGAGGAATTGACAAAAAACAAAGTGATTTTACAGGACTGTATTATCCGGGTGATCCGCAAAAAGAAATTGAAGGATGTACAACCGCCGGAAAGTATCGATAAAGTCGCTGAGGAATTAAAAACAGAGATTAACAGCCAGCTTCGCCATGGCAAAATATTGCGAGTTTACTTTTCCGAATATCTCACTCAGTAA